The following coding sequences lie in one Drosophila sulfurigaster albostrigata strain 15112-1811.04 chromosome 2R, ASM2355843v2, whole genome shotgun sequence genomic window:
- the LOC133837618 gene encoding uncharacterized protein DDB_G0281497 isoform X1, with protein sequence MDYIVKAYKDWKLHSQFQEIVPDMDDSEFMFNEKQSIRDSSRTLKKYGSTCCNSMMRNNEILIRHTVEKTDTLQGISLKYGATTEQIRRANRLFASDSLFLRQFLLVPVEKTSPYYLQANGGDLLDVDVDALTADANICAASSPPTTPDANLQREALNNANNLHLSQGNNCSMYNSSGSSNSCNTNTSSSSSSSTSTRSAGGGTTPRPYSIAGELLVQGIDEDPAMMNNHNACGSKQSKSLDSVAAMTPEEENRKCMNDFLNKIDNTISESRKYVERSKDLVSSQSDADICISASTDVFPQRRHQLNNSYKNNNNRPPHHQRHSSTGSGNSDTAQLLNTTQTRRVQNSLKRLEKQQDDFFEL encoded by the exons tttcAAGAGATCGTGCCCGATATGGATGATTCGGAATTCATGTTCAACGAAAAGCAATCGATACGCGACTCTTCACGCACCCTCAAGAAATACGGCAGCACCTGCTGCAACAGCATGATGAGGAACAATGAAATCCTCATACGACACACTGTGGAGAAGACCGACACACTACAGGGCATTTCACTCAAATATGGCGCAACG ACGGAACAAATACGTCGCGCCAATCGCCTCTTTGCCTCGGACAGCTTGTTCTTGCGTCAGTTCTTGCTGGTACCAGTGGAGAAGACATCCCCCTACTATTTGCAGGCGAATGGTGGGGACTTGCtcgatgttgatgtcgatgcACTCACCGCTGACGCTAACATATGCGCCGCCTCCTCTCCGCCCACTACTCCCGATGCGAATTTGCAGCGTGAGGCGCTCAACAATGcgaacaatttgcatttgagccagggcaacaactgcagcatgtacaacagcagcggcagcagcaacagctgcaacacaaacaccagctccagctccagcagcTCGACAAGCACACGCTCCGCCGGAGGAGGCACCACACCACGTCCCTATTCGATTGCCGGCGAATTGTTAGTGCAGGGCATCGATGAGGATCCAGCGATGATGAACAATCACAATGCGTGCGGCAGCAAGCAGAGCAAATCTCTGGACTCGGTGGCAGCCATGACGCCCGAGGAGGAGAATCGCAAGTGCATGAATGACTTTCTCAATAAGATAGACAACACAATTTCCGAGTCGCGCAAATACGTAGAGCGTTCCAAGGA TTTGGTTAGCAGCCAGAGTGATGCGGATATTTGCATCAGCGCCAGCACCGATGTCTTTCCGCAGCGTCGCCATCAGTTGAACAACTCctacaagaacaacaacaataggcCGCCGCATCATCAGCGACACAGCTCCACGGGCAGTGGAAATTCAGACACAGCTCAGCTGCTGAATACAACACAGACGCGTCGCGTGCAGAACTCACTGAAGCGTCTGGAGAAGCAGCAGGATGACTTCTTTGAGTTGTAG
- the LOC133837618 gene encoding uncharacterized protein DDB_G0281497 isoform X2, whose product MDDSEFMFNEKQSIRDSSRTLKKYGSTCCNSMMRNNEILIRHTVEKTDTLQGISLKYGATTEQIRRANRLFASDSLFLRQFLLVPVEKTSPYYLQANGGDLLDVDVDALTADANICAASSPPTTPDANLQREALNNANNLHLSQGNNCSMYNSSGSSNSCNTNTSSSSSSSTSTRSAGGGTTPRPYSIAGELLVQGIDEDPAMMNNHNACGSKQSKSLDSVAAMTPEEENRKCMNDFLNKIDNTISESRKYVERSKDLVSSQSDADICISASTDVFPQRRHQLNNSYKNNNNRPPHHQRHSSTGSGNSDTAQLLNTTQTRRVQNSLKRLEKQQDDFFEL is encoded by the exons ATGGATGATTCGGAATTCATGTTCAACGAAAAGCAATCGATACGCGACTCTTCACGCACCCTCAAGAAATACGGCAGCACCTGCTGCAACAGCATGATGAGGAACAATGAAATCCTCATACGACACACTGTGGAGAAGACCGACACACTACAGGGCATTTCACTCAAATATGGCGCAACG ACGGAACAAATACGTCGCGCCAATCGCCTCTTTGCCTCGGACAGCTTGTTCTTGCGTCAGTTCTTGCTGGTACCAGTGGAGAAGACATCCCCCTACTATTTGCAGGCGAATGGTGGGGACTTGCtcgatgttgatgtcgatgcACTCACCGCTGACGCTAACATATGCGCCGCCTCCTCTCCGCCCACTACTCCCGATGCGAATTTGCAGCGTGAGGCGCTCAACAATGcgaacaatttgcatttgagccagggcaacaactgcagcatgtacaacagcagcggcagcagcaacagctgcaacacaaacaccagctccagctccagcagcTCGACAAGCACACGCTCCGCCGGAGGAGGCACCACACCACGTCCCTATTCGATTGCCGGCGAATTGTTAGTGCAGGGCATCGATGAGGATCCAGCGATGATGAACAATCACAATGCGTGCGGCAGCAAGCAGAGCAAATCTCTGGACTCGGTGGCAGCCATGACGCCCGAGGAGGAGAATCGCAAGTGCATGAATGACTTTCTCAATAAGATAGACAACACAATTTCCGAGTCGCGCAAATACGTAGAGCGTTCCAAGGA TTTGGTTAGCAGCCAGAGTGATGCGGATATTTGCATCAGCGCCAGCACCGATGTCTTTCCGCAGCGTCGCCATCAGTTGAACAACTCctacaagaacaacaacaataggcCGCCGCATCATCAGCGACACAGCTCCACGGGCAGTGGAAATTCAGACACAGCTCAGCTGCTGAATACAACACAGACGCGTCGCGTGCAGAACTCACTGAAGCGTCTGGAGAAGCAGCAGGATGACTTCTTTGAGTTGTAG